One Chthoniobacterales bacterium genomic region harbors:
- the lpdA gene encoding dihydrolipoyl dehydrogenase, producing MEKFDVTIIGSGPGGYVAAIRAAQLGLKTAIVEKDKELGGTCLNVGCIPSKALLTSSDHYVFAKKEASKHGIVLENVGLDLAKMLARKDKVVKTMNGGVKMLMKGNKITTFQGLGTVTAPGKISIKGDDDKTQEIETTNVVIATGSVPVELANMKFDGDVIVSSTEALTFEKAPEKLLVIGGGAIGLELGSVWSRLGSEVIVLEFLPRIALGFDLELANMLQKSLASQGMAFHLETKVSSVTVENGRATATATKGGEELKFEADKVLVSVGRRAFAKGVFADSVKVAMDDRGRIKVDEHFKTNIEGVYAIGDVIAGPMLAHKAEEEGIACVEMIAGKAGHVNYEVIPGIIYTNPELAGVGLTEDGAKEKGMNVRIGKFPFRANGRAVANEDYEGVVKFVADAETDRILGAHILSHAASELIAETVAVMEFGGSSEDLGRTVHAHPTLSEAVKEAALHVEKRAIHIGNR from the coding sequence ATGGAAAAATTTGACGTTACGATCATTGGCTCCGGCCCCGGCGGCTATGTCGCCGCCATTCGCGCGGCGCAGCTAGGCCTCAAGACCGCCATCGTCGAGAAGGACAAGGAACTCGGCGGCACCTGTCTCAACGTAGGTTGTATTCCCAGCAAGGCGCTCCTCACTTCGAGCGACCATTATGTCTTCGCAAAGAAGGAAGCCTCCAAGCACGGCATCGTTCTCGAAAACGTCGGGCTGGATCTGGCGAAGATGCTCGCCCGCAAAGACAAGGTTGTGAAGACCATGAACGGCGGCGTGAAAATGCTCATGAAGGGCAACAAGATCACGACCTTCCAGGGCCTTGGGACAGTGACCGCGCCAGGAAAAATTTCCATTAAAGGCGACGACGATAAGACGCAGGAAATCGAAACTACCAACGTCGTCATCGCCACCGGCAGCGTGCCGGTCGAGCTGGCGAACATGAAGTTCGACGGCGACGTTATCGTGAGCAGCACGGAAGCGCTCACTTTCGAAAAGGCGCCAGAGAAACTGCTCGTCATCGGCGGTGGCGCCATCGGGCTCGAGCTCGGCTCGGTTTGGAGCCGGCTCGGCTCGGAAGTGATCGTGCTCGAATTTCTGCCCCGGATCGCGCTCGGGTTCGATCTCGAGCTGGCCAATATGCTTCAGAAATCGCTGGCCTCCCAGGGCATGGCATTTCACCTGGAAACCAAGGTGAGCTCGGTGACCGTCGAGAACGGCCGGGCCACCGCCACCGCCACTAAAGGCGGCGAAGAACTAAAATTTGAAGCCGACAAAGTGCTCGTTTCGGTCGGCCGCCGCGCCTTCGCCAAGGGAGTCTTCGCCGACAGCGTCAAGGTCGCGATGGACGATCGCGGCCGGATCAAGGTCGACGAGCACTTCAAGACAAACATCGAAGGTGTCTACGCAATCGGCGACGTCATCGCCGGCCCCATGCTGGCGCACAAGGCGGAGGAGGAAGGAATCGCCTGCGTGGAAATGATTGCCGGCAAAGCGGGTCACGTGAATTACGAGGTCATCCCCGGCATCATTTACACGAACCCGGAACTGGCCGGGGTCGGGCTTACCGAAGATGGCGCGAAAGAAAAAGGTATGAATGTGCGGATCGGCAAGTTCCCTTTCCGCGCCAACGGCCGGGCCGTGGCCAACGAAGATTACGAAGGCGTCGTGAAATTCGTCGCCGACGCGGAGACGGATCGGATTCTGGGCGCGCACATTCTCTCGCATGCGGCCTCGGAGTTGATCGCGGAAACGGTCGCGGTCATGGAATTCGGCGGGAGCTCCGAAGATCTCGGTCGCACCGTGCACGCCCATCCGACCTTAAGCGAAGCGGTGAAGGAAGCTGCGTTGCACGTCGAGAAACGCGCCATTCACATCGGTAATCGGTAG
- the odhB gene encoding 2-oxoglutarate dehydrogenase complex dihydrolipoyllysine-residue succinyltransferase, with protein sequence MSIEVKIPAVGESIESGIVSVWHKKSGEPVSAGDPLFTLETDKVSTEITAERDGVLQTMVAEGAEVKIGEVVAMIEDAGSSPKPSAPKSEAAAAPAEAKPDGQKPAPAGESSDALSPAARRVVTEEKLDPQEIRGSGKGGRITKGDALSAAQNRPAPSEAPAPKPAGDRAEEKPAQASGNERFTRKKMSPLRRKIAAQLVMAQHTAAILTTFNECDMTAVQALRAKSQDAFTKKNGLKLGFMSFFIKAAVEALKAVPAINSRIEGEDFILNHFYDIGVAVGTERGLVVPVVRDADKKSFAEVERDIADFAGKAREGKIKIEDLQGGTFTISNGGVYGSLMGTPILNPPQSGILGMHAIVKRPIAVKDAVEIRPMMYLALSYDHRAVDGKEAVTFLVTVKQCIEDPTKLPLDFESK encoded by the coding sequence ATGAGCATCGAGGTAAAAATTCCGGCCGTCGGCGAATCGATTGAGAGCGGGATTGTTTCGGTCTGGCACAAAAAATCGGGTGAGCCGGTGAGCGCCGGCGATCCGCTCTTTACTCTCGAGACCGACAAGGTTTCCACCGAGATCACCGCGGAGCGGGATGGCGTTTTGCAGACCATGGTCGCGGAAGGCGCGGAGGTGAAAATCGGAGAGGTGGTTGCGATGATTGAGGACGCTGGGAGCAGCCCGAAACCGAGCGCGCCAAAAAGCGAGGCCGCGGCTGCGCCGGCCGAGGCAAAGCCGGACGGGCAGAAACCCGCTCCGGCTGGGGAATCGTCGGATGCGCTTTCACCAGCCGCTCGCCGCGTGGTGACAGAGGAAAAACTGGATCCGCAGGAAATTCGCGGGAGCGGGAAAGGGGGGCGCATCACGAAAGGAGATGCGCTCAGTGCGGCCCAGAATCGCCCGGCTCCGTCGGAGGCTCCGGCGCCGAAACCTGCGGGCGATCGCGCGGAGGAAAAACCGGCGCAGGCGTCCGGGAACGAACGGTTCACCCGCAAAAAAATGTCGCCCCTGCGCCGCAAGATCGCCGCGCAGCTTGTCATGGCTCAGCACACGGCCGCCATCCTTACGACCTTCAACGAGTGCGACATGACCGCAGTCCAGGCGTTACGGGCGAAATCGCAGGACGCCTTCACGAAAAAGAACGGCCTTAAGCTGGGGTTCATGTCTTTCTTCATTAAGGCGGCGGTTGAGGCGTTGAAGGCCGTGCCGGCGATCAATAGCCGGATCGAAGGCGAAGATTTTATCCTGAATCACTTCTACGATATCGGGGTCGCGGTCGGAACAGAACGCGGCCTGGTGGTTCCGGTCGTGCGCGATGCGGACAAGAAGAGTTTCGCGGAAGTGGAGCGGGACATCGCGGATTTCGCGGGGAAAGCGCGGGAGGGAAAGATCAAGATCGAGGATTTGCAGGGCGGCACCTTCACGATTTCAAACGGCGGAGTTTACGGTTCGCTCATGGGGACACCGATCCTGAATCCGCCTCAAAGCGGGATTCTCGGCATGCACGCGATCGTGAAGCGCCCGATAGCGGTGAAGGACGCGGTTGAGATTCGACCGATGATGTATTTGGCGTTGAGCTACGATCACCGCGCCGTCGACGGCAAGGAAGCGGTCACGTTTCTCGTGACCGTGAAGCAGTGCATCGAGGACCCGACGAAGCTCCCGCTCGATTTCGAATCGAAATGA
- a CDS encoding 2-oxoglutarate dehydrogenase E1 component, with protein sequence MRPSFATHVNLELLEENYARWQKDPDSVDSGWSAFFEGFELGDLHLRNGAAAAEAQPRQEIAEGPLQTRVDGLVYAYRTLGHTIARIDPLADKRPQNPLLSLRELGFSEKDLGLSVSSKFFLDGRKMTLREMIALLESIYADSIGAEFQHIQNPRVRNWVRHRLESRPPKHDTAREAQIALLRALLEAETFETFLHTRYVGQKRFSLQGGESLMVILDTILERCLRHGVEEICMGMAHRGRLTVLANFLKKSLQVLFTEFSTNYIPDLVAGDGDVKYHLGYRTVRKLESGAEVEIRLSANPSHLEAVNPVVEGTARARQRIRGDTELRRKVLPLLIHGDAAFAGQGIVAETLNMSQLHGYGTGGTVHVVVNNQIGFTTLPEDARSSMYATDIAKMVEVPIFHVNGDDPLAVKFVTELALDFRQEFGRDIVIDMYCYRRYGHNEGDEPSFTQPDLYAKIQKRLPVAQLFKKELIDAGRLSADEAASLEAEFEMRLELVLQEVKSIEEEQAGEKARFQESTAVFQPQYTTECKPTAISPEMLRQIVEGLTRVPEDFQVIPKIKRTVLDRRREVFEAGGPYEWHYAEALAFGSLLLEGTPVRLSGQDSRRGTFSTRHAFIYDAKTGQPYMPLLHLAPDQARICVYNSLLSEAAVLGFDYGYSLDYPDMLCLWEAQFGDFANGAQVIIDQFITGAESKWQRPSGIVLLLPHGYEGQGPEHSSARLERFLQACAEDNIQVCNLTTSAQYFHVLRRQKKRDFVKPLIIMTPKSLLRSEQASSRTEDFTSGGFSEILGSPEVGPPEKVKRVILCTGKVYYDLLNHRDAEKITNAAIIRVEQLYPLAEHKLREMVKPFPKSAKLIWCQEESQNMGAWSFIEPRLWALFGRKIVYAGRNASASPAVGSLAVHKREQAQLIAEAFSL encoded by the coding sequence ATGCGCCCCTCTTTTGCGACCCATGTAAATCTCGAATTACTCGAGGAAAACTATGCGCGTTGGCAGAAGGACCCGGATTCGGTGGACTCCGGCTGGTCCGCTTTCTTTGAAGGGTTCGAGCTGGGCGACCTTCATCTCCGGAATGGCGCCGCCGCGGCTGAGGCCCAACCGCGCCAGGAAATCGCCGAAGGCCCGCTCCAAACCCGGGTGGACGGATTGGTTTACGCCTATCGAACCCTCGGGCACACCATCGCCCGGATCGATCCGCTGGCGGATAAGCGCCCGCAGAACCCGCTCCTGAGTCTCCGAGAACTCGGCTTTAGCGAGAAGGACCTCGGGCTTTCGGTCTCGTCGAAATTCTTTCTCGACGGTCGCAAAATGACCCTCCGCGAGATGATCGCGCTGCTCGAAAGCATCTACGCCGATTCGATCGGCGCGGAATTTCAGCACATTCAAAATCCGCGTGTCCGCAACTGGGTCCGGCACCGGCTGGAATCGCGTCCGCCCAAACACGACACGGCGCGGGAAGCGCAGATCGCGCTGCTTCGCGCTCTCCTGGAAGCAGAAACTTTCGAAACGTTTTTGCATACCCGCTATGTGGGCCAGAAGCGGTTTTCTCTTCAGGGCGGGGAGTCGCTCATGGTCATTCTCGACACCATCCTGGAGCGCTGCCTGCGCCACGGGGTCGAGGAAATTTGCATGGGGATGGCCCATCGGGGCCGGCTCACGGTCCTGGCCAATTTCCTCAAGAAATCGCTCCAGGTGCTTTTCACGGAGTTCTCGACCAACTACATCCCTGACCTCGTAGCCGGCGACGGGGACGTGAAATACCATCTTGGCTACCGGACGGTCCGAAAGCTCGAGTCAGGCGCGGAGGTGGAAATTCGTCTCTCGGCCAATCCAAGCCATCTCGAGGCCGTCAACCCGGTTGTGGAAGGGACGGCGCGCGCGCGCCAACGGATCCGCGGCGATACCGAATTGCGCCGCAAAGTTCTCCCCTTGCTCATTCACGGCGATGCCGCCTTCGCCGGGCAGGGGATCGTGGCCGAGACGCTGAACATGTCGCAGCTCCACGGTTACGGGACGGGCGGGACGGTCCACGTGGTGGTGAATAACCAGATCGGGTTCACGACCCTGCCGGAGGATGCCCGTTCCTCCATGTATGCCACCGACATCGCCAAGATGGTTGAGGTCCCGATTTTTCACGTGAACGGGGACGACCCGCTCGCGGTTAAGTTTGTCACTGAACTGGCCTTGGATTTTCGCCAGGAGTTCGGGCGCGATATCGTCATCGACATGTATTGCTACCGCCGCTACGGCCACAACGAAGGCGACGAACCGTCGTTCACCCAGCCCGATCTTTACGCGAAGATCCAGAAGCGCCTCCCGGTCGCCCAGCTTTTCAAGAAGGAGCTGATCGATGCCGGAAGATTAAGCGCGGACGAGGCGGCCAGCCTGGAAGCGGAGTTCGAAATGCGGCTGGAGCTGGTCCTGCAGGAGGTGAAGTCGATCGAGGAAGAGCAAGCCGGCGAGAAGGCCAGGTTCCAGGAATCGACCGCGGTCTTTCAGCCTCAATACACCACGGAGTGCAAGCCGACGGCGATCAGTCCCGAGATGTTGCGCCAGATCGTGGAGGGGCTGACGCGCGTTCCGGAAGATTTTCAGGTCATTCCAAAGATAAAGCGCACGGTGCTAGATAGGCGGCGCGAGGTTTTCGAAGCGGGCGGTCCATACGAATGGCATTACGCCGAGGCGCTCGCCTTCGGATCGTTGCTTCTCGAAGGGACGCCGGTGCGGCTCTCCGGTCAGGACAGCCGCCGCGGAACGTTCAGCACGCGCCACGCTTTCATTTACGACGCGAAGACAGGGCAGCCGTATATGCCGCTGCTCCACCTCGCGCCCGACCAGGCCCGCATCTGTGTTTACAACAGCCTGCTCTCAGAGGCGGCCGTCCTCGGGTTCGATTACGGCTATTCGCTCGATTACCCGGACATGCTCTGCCTTTGGGAAGCGCAGTTTGGCGATTTCGCCAACGGCGCCCAGGTCATCATCGACCAGTTCATTACCGGGGCCGAATCGAAATGGCAGCGGCCCAGCGGGATCGTGCTTCTTCTCCCGCACGGCTACGAGGGACAAGGCCCGGAGCATTCCAGCGCGCGACTCGAGCGCTTTCTCCAGGCCTGCGCCGAAGATAATATCCAGGTCTGCAATCTCACCACCTCCGCGCAGTACTTTCACGTTCTGCGGCGGCAGAAGAAACGCGATTTCGTCAAGCCTCTCATCATCATGACGCCGAAGAGCCTGTTGCGTTCCGAACAGGCTTCATCGCGCACGGAAGATTTCACGAGTGGAGGATTCTCGGAGATTCTCGGCTCGCCCGAAGTGGGGCCCCCGGAGAAAGTGAAGCGAGTCATTCTCTGCACCGGCAAAGTTTATTACGATCTGCTGAATCACCGGGACGCGGAAAAGATCACCAACGCCGCGATCATCCGGGTCGAGCAACTCTATCCCCTGGCCGAGCACAAGTTGCGGGAAATGGTCAAACCGTTCCCCAAGAGTGCGAAACTGATCTGGTGCCAGGAAGAATCGCAAAACATGGGCGCCTGGAGTTTCATCGAGCCGCGTTTGTGGGCGCTTTTCGGCCGCAAAATCGTTTACGCGGGGCGGAACGCGAGCGCGAGTCCCGCGGTCGGTTCGCTCGCGGTCCATAAGCGTGAGCAGGCCCAGCTGATCGCGGAGGCGTTCAGCTTGTGA
- a CDS encoding trypsin-like peptidase domain-containing protein, producing the protein MRTNRLMTAVLLLTAPSLFAQADPASEPAVLAVAKVLPAVVNINTERIVRRRVRDPFEDFTAQYFGTYRSRPREVRQTLQSLGSGFIVDPAGYIVTNEHVVQRAADLKIEVTMNDGKTYSARYIAGDEKKDLALIKIEAKGDFPFMNLESISPNLLGQTVLVVGNALGYGSSISRGVLSGTKRDITIDETDYKDLLQTDAAINPGNSGGPVVDLSGRLVGVSSAKMAFTPQGVPTQGVGFAIPAETVRSSVAEFKKIAQSPPAPKNKPEKEPASANAIRLFGMQLQNLTADLTDALGYAAGQGVLVTGVEPNSPADQAGIQRGLVIYRVGKYNVTSVKQLEGLLSRVGSGTSVDFTIGIVRANGQGQQETVPLTAR; encoded by the coding sequence TTGAGAACGAACCGACTGATGACCGCGGTCTTGCTGCTTACCGCACCCTCTCTTTTCGCCCAGGCCGATCCCGCTTCGGAGCCGGCCGTGCTGGCAGTGGCGAAGGTCCTGCCGGCAGTGGTCAATATCAATACCGAGCGGATCGTCCGGCGGCGGGTCCGCGATCCGTTTGAGGATTTCACCGCGCAATACTTTGGAACTTACCGAAGCCGGCCCCGCGAAGTCCGGCAGACTCTGCAAAGCCTCGGCTCGGGTTTCATCGTTGATCCCGCTGGCTACATCGTGACCAACGAGCACGTGGTCCAGCGCGCGGCCGATCTCAAAATCGAGGTGACCATGAACGACGGGAAAACCTATAGCGCCCGCTACATTGCCGGTGACGAGAAGAAGGACCTCGCTCTGATCAAAATCGAGGCCAAGGGCGATTTTCCTTTCATGAATCTCGAGAGCATCTCGCCGAACCTGCTCGGCCAGACTGTTCTCGTTGTCGGCAACGCCCTGGGCTATGGCAGTTCGATCAGCCGCGGCGTTCTGAGCGGCACAAAGCGCGATATCACGATCGACGAGACCGACTACAAGGACCTCCTGCAAACCGACGCCGCGATCAATCCGGGGAACAGCGGCGGCCCGGTCGTCGATCTCTCGGGACGCCTGGTTGGGGTCAGCTCCGCGAAAATGGCTTTCACGCCGCAGGGCGTTCCGACCCAGGGGGTCGGCTTTGCCATTCCGGCGGAGACGGTCCGCTCGAGCGTGGCCGAATTCAAAAAAATCGCGCAAAGTCCGCCGGCGCCAAAGAACAAGCCGGAGAAGGAGCCAGCCAGCGCAAATGCGATCCGGCTTTTCGGGATGCAACTCCAGAATCTCACCGCTGACCTGACCGATGCCCTCGGCTATGCCGCCGGCCAGGGAGTCCTGGTCACCGGGGTCGAGCCCAATAGCCCTGCGGACCAGGCGGGCATCCAGCGCGGGCTCGTGATTTACCGGGTCGGGAAATACAACGTGACTTCCGTGAAACAACTGGAAGGCTTGCTCTCGCGCGTCGGCTCCGGCACCAGCGTCGATTTTACGATCGGCATTGTCCGCGCCAACGGCCAGGGCCAGCAGGAAACCGTGCCTTTGACGGCGCGTTGA
- a CDS encoding ATP-binding cassette domain-containing protein has product MIKVENLTKRYAGHTAIQDLSFEVGKGEIMGFLGPNGAGKSTTMRILSSFMPPTSGRATIAGFDIFDQSLQARAHLGYMPENVPLYNDMRVTEYLDYRAALKGVPHRRVAERVGDVKELCGLKEVEKKLIGALSKGFRQRVGLADALVHEPDLLILDEPTSGLDPNQIRQVRDLIKNLGKQHTILLSTHILPEVEMTCSRVIIINKGRIEACDTPENLLGRIRTAGGVFVEAKVGHDDGAEELKKIPGVRDVTVSTDGDWQVFALRVEANTDVREDVYQLANARRWTLRELSQRRATLEDVFVEITHPDAE; this is encoded by the coding sequence ATGATCAAAGTCGAAAATCTCACGAAACGCTACGCCGGCCACACCGCGATCCAGGATTTGAGTTTCGAGGTCGGCAAAGGCGAAATCATGGGTTTCCTCGGCCCGAACGGCGCCGGCAAGAGCACGACGATGCGGATCCTGTCGAGCTTCATGCCGCCGACTTCAGGCCGAGCCACCATCGCCGGTTTCGACATCTTCGATCAATCGCTCCAGGCCCGCGCCCATCTCGGTTACATGCCGGAGAACGTCCCGCTCTATAACGACATGCGGGTGACCGAATATCTCGATTACCGCGCGGCCTTGAAGGGTGTGCCGCATCGCCGGGTGGCTGAGCGGGTCGGCGACGTCAAAGAACTTTGCGGCCTCAAAGAGGTGGAGAAGAAACTAATCGGCGCGCTTTCAAAAGGCTTCCGCCAGCGGGTCGGCCTGGCTGATGCGCTCGTCCACGAGCCGGACCTGCTCATTCTTGACGAACCCACGAGCGGTCTCGACCCCAATCAGATTCGCCAGGTGCGCGACCTGATCAAAAACCTGGGCAAACAGCACACCATTCTCCTTTCGACCCACATTCTTCCGGAGGTCGAGATGACCTGCAGCCGGGTGATCATTATCAACAAAGGCCGGATCGAAGCCTGCGATACGCCTGAGAATTTGCTGGGCCGGATTCGGACGGCGGGCGGCGTCTTCGTGGAAGCGAAAGTTGGCCATGATGATGGCGCCGAGGAGTTGAAGAAGATTCCCGGGGTGCGCGACGTAACGGTTTCGACCGATGGCGACTGGCAGGTGTTCGCCCTGCGCGTCGAAGCGAACACGGATGTCCGCGAGGATGTTTACCAGCTTGCGAATGCGCGGCGATGGACGTTGCGCGAGCTCTCGCAGCGCCGGGCCACGCTGGAAGACGTGTTCGTGGAGATAACGCACCCGGATGCGGAATGA
- a CDS encoding ABC transporter permease: MRKFYTLLSREVRSYFYSPIAYVVLVFFLFVSGADFYFQLSFMNGRPMSYSIQEAFFNSVFFWFAFVLIFPLITMRLFAEEFKLGTIEPLMTAPVRDWQVVLAKFFGSLVFYIILWLPTLLYFWIFQAVTHQPAANSTGAYLGAYLMLLLLGMFYLSIGCLASVVTKNQIVAAIISFCVITLHFFAGLISFVLQEISSSTRQALGYFSAIEQMGTLSRGEIDTRPVVLYVSMTLLVLALTYQAFQSRKWRL, encoded by the coding sequence ATGAGAAAATTCTACACACTCCTCTCCCGCGAAGTCCGGAGCTACTTCTACTCGCCGATCGCGTACGTGGTGCTCGTCTTCTTTCTTTTCGTGAGCGGAGCGGACTTCTATTTCCAGCTCTCGTTCATGAACGGGCGCCCGATGTCGTATTCGATCCAGGAAGCTTTCTTTAATTCCGTCTTTTTCTGGTTCGCTTTCGTCCTGATTTTTCCACTGATCACGATGCGGCTGTTCGCAGAGGAATTTAAGCTCGGAACCATCGAGCCGTTGATGACCGCGCCGGTGCGGGACTGGCAGGTCGTGCTCGCGAAATTCTTCGGCTCGCTGGTGTTCTACATCATTCTCTGGCTCCCCACCCTGCTGTATTTCTGGATCTTCCAGGCCGTGACCCACCAGCCGGCGGCGAACTCCACCGGCGCCTATCTGGGCGCGTATCTCATGCTGCTCCTGCTGGGCATGTTTTATCTGTCAATCGGATGTCTGGCGTCGGTAGTGACAAAGAACCAGATCGTGGCCGCGATCATTTCGTTCTGCGTCATCACTCTGCATTTTTTCGCGGGCCTGATCTCTTTCGTCCTCCAGGAGATCAGCTCGAGCACGCGGCAAGCGCTCGGGTATTTCTCGGCCATCGAGCAAATGGGAACGCTCTCCCGTGGTGAGATCGATACGCGGCCGGTGGTTCTTTACGTGAGCATGACACTCCTCGTCCTGGCGCTGACCTATCAGGCGTTTCAATCCCGGAAGTGGAGGCTGTAA